The stretch of DNA CGCGTGCGGGCCCTGAAGAGCCGGGCGAGCTTCGTCTTCGTCTCGCATCGGCTGGACGAGGTGCTGCGCCTCAGCGACCGGATCTACGTGATGAAGGACGGCGCGGTCGTCGCCGAGCACGAAGCGGCCGCCGCGACGATCGCCGCCCTGCATCAGGAGATGGTCGGGCGCGGCCTGCAGGCGGAATATTACAAGGAGACGCGGCAGGCCCCGCCCGGTCCGCAGCGCCTCCTGGAAGCGGCGGGGCTCGGCGTCAGGGGCGCGTTCCGCGGCGTCGATCTTCAGCTGCATGCGGGCGAGGTCGTCGGCATCGCCGGCGTGGTCGGCTCGGGGCGGGAGGAGGTCATGCGCTGCCTCGGCGGCTTCCTGCCGCAGACCGAGGGGCGCCTCCTCGTCGGCGGCCGGGAGCAGCGCTTCGCCGCGCCGGGCGAAGCCGTGGCGCGCGGCATCGGCACGATCCCGCGGGAGCGGCGCGTCGAGGGACTGGTGATGTTCCTGTCGATCGCCGAGAACATCAGCCTGGGAAACCTGCGTTCGGTGATGCGCGGCCGGCTGATCGACCATCGCCGCGAGCGCCGCCTGGCCGAGGACTGGATCCGCCGCCTCCGGATCAAGGCGCCCGGCGCCGACATCGCCTGCAGCCGCCTCAGCGGCGGCAACCAGCAGAAGGTGGTGCTGGCGCGCTGGATGACGGCCGGCTCGCGCATCCTGCTGCTCGACCATCCGACGCGCGGGCTCGACGTCGGCGCCAAGGAGGAGGTCTACGCGCTGGTGCGCGACCTCTGCGGCGAGGGCGCAGCGATCCTGCTGATCTCCGACACGCTGGAGGAGACCATCGGGCTGTCCCACCGGATCCTGGTGATGCGGGACGGCGAGGTCACGGCTCGGTTCGACGCGAGGCCCGGCGCCAAGCCGGCCCAGGTCGAGCTGGTGCGCGCCATGGTGTGAGGGAGAGCGATGCGGATCCCGGATAGGCTGAATGGCCGCGGCGGACACTGGCTGCGGGCGCTGGCGCCGCCGGCGCTGCTGCTCGTCCTCGTCGCCGTCGTCGAGATCGGCGCGCCCGGCTTCGTCACGCCGGAAACCCTGCTCGTCGTCCTCGCCGACACCGCCGTGCTGTTCATCCTCGCCGCCGGCGTCACCTTCGTCATCCTGCTCGGCGGCATCGATCTCTCGATCCAGGCCGTCGCCTCGCTGGCGAGCGTGATCCTGGCGCAGCTCCTTCCCGTCATCGGCCTCGGCGCCTTCCCGGTCGCCATCGCCGCCGGCCTCCTCTCGGGGCTCGCCGGCGGCATCGTGCATGTGCGCCTGCGCGTGCCCTCCTTCGTGGCGACGCTGGCGACCGGCGGCGTCACGGCGGGCCTCGCCTTGCTCGCCGCGCATGGCCGCGCCATCACCATCGAGGCCGGCGGCCGCGAGACGATCGCCTGGATGAATGCGGCGCCCTTCGGCATTCCCATGATCGCGATCATCGCCGCGCTGATCGGCCTCGTCTGCTTCGTCGTGCTGCGCTACACCGCCTTCGGGCGGCACAGCATCGCCATCGGCGCCGGCGAGCCGGCCGCGCGCGCAGCCGGCGTCGATGTCGGCCGCACCAAGGTGATCGCCTTCACCATGTCCGGGACGCTGGCGGCCCTTGCCGGCGCCATCCTCGCCTGCCGGCTGTCGAGCGGCTCGCCGACGCTCGCCAACCAGCTCCTGCTGCCGGCCATCGCCGCAGTGATCGTCGGCGGGACGGCGATTACCGGCGGGCTCGGCGGCATCCTGCGCACGGCCGTCGGCG from Labrys wisconsinensis encodes:
- a CDS encoding sugar ABC transporter ATP-binding protein, with protein sequence MLVAENITKSFGGVAALRDVAVAVRPNEVVGLIGENGAGKSTLMRILAGTHRPDGGSLTLHGETLRLRNARDAAARGIGMVFQEQSLLLNLSVAENIYLGQEAAFRRFGLVDWKRLHAAARRQLAKIGVDIDVARRTAELGFAARQMVELAKALTLEETCPHQLLILLDEPTSVLGAADVETLFSRVRALKSRASFVFVSHRLDEVLRLSDRIYVMKDGAVVAEHEAAAATIAALHQEMVGRGLQAEYYKETRQAPPGPQRLLEAAGLGVRGAFRGVDLQLHAGEVVGIAGVVGSGREEVMRCLGGFLPQTEGRLLVGGREQRFAAPGEAVARGIGTIPRERRVEGLVMFLSIAENISLGNLRSVMRGRLIDHRRERRLAEDWIRRLRIKAPGADIACSRLSGGNQQKVVLARWMTAGSRILLLDHPTRGLDVGAKEEVYALVRDLCGEGAAILLISDTLEETIGLSHRILVMRDGEVTARFDARPGAKPAQVELVRAMV
- a CDS encoding ABC transporter permease produces the protein MRIPDRLNGRGGHWLRALAPPALLLVLVAVVEIGAPGFVTPETLLVVLADTAVLFILAAGVTFVILLGGIDLSIQAVASLASVILAQLLPVIGLGAFPVAIAAGLLSGLAGGIVHVRLRVPSFVATLATGGVTAGLALLAAHGRAITIEAGGRETIAWMNAAPFGIPMIAIIAALIGLVCFVVLRYTAFGRHSIAIGAGEPAARAAGVDVGRTKVIAFTMSGTLAALAGAILACRLSSGSPTLANQLLLPAIAAVIVGGTAITGGLGGILRTAVGALIISIVRIGMTFVGVNIFAEQMVFGAVLVLAVAVTIDRGKIAVIK